The Planococcus versutus genome contains a region encoding:
- a CDS encoding class I SAM-dependent methyltransferase, producing the protein MEFKGPAVYEETDFLTNYLRRRNRVDSPNNSIEKPVIYELLGSFQHQRILDLGCGDASFGKELLANGACNYHGVEGSGQMIDLAIQNLAGFSGELTQSKLESFDFPKKSVDTVTSRLVIHYLKEVDQLFRDVHASLKDGGKFIFSIQHPLTTSSFASKESGEKRSNWIVDDYFIEGERKEPWIDKIVVKYHRTVENYFTALTQAGFNVTGLREGMPSRHHFQDEEGYERRKRIPVILAFSCLKG; encoded by the coding sequence ATGGAATTTAAAGGTCCAGCTGTTTACGAAGAGACGGATTTTTTAACTAACTATTTGAGAAGAAGAAATCGCGTGGATAGTCCGAATAACAGTATTGAAAAACCAGTAATTTATGAATTGCTTGGATCGTTTCAACACCAACGCATATTAGATTTAGGATGCGGAGATGCGAGTTTTGGCAAAGAACTATTAGCGAACGGTGCATGTAACTATCATGGAGTTGAAGGGTCTGGACAAATGATTGACTTAGCGATTCAAAACTTAGCAGGTTTTTCAGGAGAACTTACACAGTCAAAACTTGAATCATTTGACTTTCCAAAAAAATCGGTTGATACTGTCACTTCTCGCTTAGTCATTCACTACTTAAAAGAAGTAGATCAATTGTTTCGGGATGTCCATGCGAGTTTGAAAGATGGAGGTAAATTTATCTTTAGTATACAACATCCATTAACCACGTCTTCTTTTGCAAGCAAAGAGTCGGGTGAAAAAAGAAGCAATTGGATTGTGGATGATTATTTTATAGAAGGCGAACGCAAAGAGCCATGGATTGATAAAATAGTGGTCAAATATCACCGTACCGTTGAGAATTACTTTACCGCTTTAACACAGGCTGGTTTTAATGTAACAGGGTTACGCGAGGGGATGCCAAGTCGACATCATTTTCAAGACGAAGAAGGATACGAAAGAAGAAAACGAATTCCAGTTATTTTAGCGTTTAGCTGTTTAAAAGGATAA
- the glnA gene encoding type I glutamate--ammonia ligase, which translates to MSKYSKEDIHRLVKEENVNFIRLQFTDILGVIKNVEIPTSQLDKALDNKMMFDGSSIDGFVRIEESDMYLFPDLDTWVVFPWITGKGKVARLICDIYNPDGTPFAGDPRNNLKRILKEMEELGFTHFNLGPEPEFFLFKLDERGEPSLELNDHGGYFDLAPMDLGENCRRDIVLELEEMGFEIEASHHEVAPGQHEIDFKYADAIKACDDIQTFKLVVKTIARKHGLHATFMPKPLFGVSGSGMHMNVSLFDGKRNTFLDEDGDMKLSKTAYQFIAGVIEHAKGYTAITNPLVNSYKRLVPGYEAPCYIAWSGQNRSPLVRIPSSRGLSTRVEVRSVDPAANPYLAMAVLLGAGLDGIKRDLAPPKAVDRNIYMMNQKEREAVGIEDLPSSLYDALRELQKNEVMTKALGKHILNNFVEAKEIEWEMFRTSVHPWEREQYLKMY; encoded by the coding sequence ATGAGCAAGTATTCAAAAGAAGATATTCACAGATTAGTAAAAGAAGAAAACGTTAATTTTATTCGTTTACAATTTACAGATATTCTGGGAGTCATTAAAAACGTTGAAATACCAACATCTCAGTTAGACAAAGCACTCGATAATAAGATGATGTTTGATGGATCTTCTATCGATGGATTTGTACGTATCGAAGAATCCGATATGTATTTATTTCCAGACCTTGACACATGGGTGGTTTTCCCATGGATTACTGGGAAAGGAAAAGTTGCTCGTTTAATCTGTGATATTTATAACCCAGATGGCACGCCATTTGCTGGAGATCCGCGCAACAACTTAAAACGCATTTTAAAAGAAATGGAAGAGCTTGGATTTACACACTTTAATCTTGGCCCAGAGCCAGAATTTTTCTTATTCAAACTAGATGAACGCGGCGAGCCGTCTCTAGAGTTAAATGATCATGGTGGCTATTTTGACTTAGCGCCTATGGACCTTGGTGAGAACTGTCGACGTGATATTGTTCTTGAGCTTGAAGAAATGGGCTTTGAAATCGAAGCTTCTCACCACGAAGTAGCACCAGGACAACATGAAATTGACTTTAAATACGCTGATGCAATCAAAGCGTGTGATGATATTCAAACGTTTAAACTGGTAGTAAAAACAATTGCACGTAAACACGGTCTTCACGCAACATTCATGCCTAAACCGTTATTTGGTGTTAGTGGATCAGGCATGCATATGAACGTTTCTTTGTTTGATGGAAAACGCAACACGTTCTTAGATGAAGACGGCGATATGAAACTAAGCAAAACAGCTTACCAATTTATCGCAGGAGTTATCGAGCATGCTAAAGGATATACAGCAATTACAAATCCACTTGTGAACTCATACAAACGTCTAGTACCAGGATATGAAGCGCCTTGCTATATTGCATGGTCAGGACAAAATCGAAGTCCGTTAGTACGTATCCCGTCATCACGTGGATTATCTACTCGTGTAGAAGTACGCTCAGTTGACCCTGCAGCTAATCCATACTTAGCAATGGCTGTATTATTAGGTGCAGGTCTTGATGGCATCAAGAGAGATTTAGCGCCACCAAAAGCAGTAGACCGCAATATCTACATGATGAATCAAAAAGAACGTGAAGCAGTTGGCATCGAAGATCTTCCAAGTTCGCTTTATGACGCATTACGAGAACTACAAAAAAATGAAGTTATGACTAAGGCATTAGGCAAACATATTTTAAATAACTTTGTCGAAGCAAAAGAAATTGAATGGGAAATGTTCCGCACAAGCGTACACCCTTGGGAACGTGAACAATATTTGAAGATGTATTAA
- a CDS encoding MerR family transcriptional regulator, whose product MTNRVRRTMPLLPISIVMQLTELTARQIRYYEEHELIYPARTEGNKRMFSLDDVDILLEIKDYLDQGLNMAGIRKIFDLGLRHENVKVEPKHISDEELRILLREQLKHQARPYELGGFKQSDLSRFFH is encoded by the coding sequence ATGACGAACCGGGTGCGACGGACAATGCCGCTTCTCCCAATCAGTATCGTTATGCAACTTACAGAATTGACAGCGAGACAAATCCGTTATTATGAGGAGCATGAGTTAATTTATCCTGCTCGTACAGAAGGCAACAAGCGTATGTTTTCGTTGGATGACGTTGATATCCTTCTTGAAATTAAAGATTATTTAGATCAAGGACTCAATATGGCAGGAATTAGAAAAATATTTGACTTGGGCTTACGACATGAGAATGTAAAAGTAGAACCTAAGCATATAAGTGATGAAGAGTTGCGCATATTGTTGCGAGAACAACTAAAACATCAAGCAAGACCGTACGAATTAGGTGGCTTTAAGCAAAGTGATTTATCCCGTTTTTTTCATTAA
- a CDS encoding trimeric intracellular cation channel family protein: MAWEVLSAIGTIAFAVSGAIIAMEEEYDIFGVYLLGVVTAFGGGAIRNLLIGVPVSALWEQEFMFQLAFISITIVFLFPHNLLGHWNRWGHFFDAIGLSAFAVQGAIYAVELNLPLFAVIVAAVLTGSGGGIIRDMLAGRKPLVLKSEIYAVWAALAGLFISFNWAESDLMLYSLFVLITILRILSYTFKWRLPARKIQVS, from the coding sequence ATGGCTTGGGAAGTACTAAGCGCCATTGGTACAATTGCTTTTGCGGTATCTGGCGCAATTATCGCCATGGAAGAAGAATACGATATTTTTGGCGTTTATCTTCTTGGCGTTGTCACAGCTTTTGGCGGCGGTGCGATCCGCAATCTATTGATTGGCGTACCTGTTTCTGCTTTATGGGAGCAAGAATTCATGTTTCAGCTGGCCTTTATTTCGATTACAATTGTTTTCTTATTTCCACATAATTTGCTTGGTCATTGGAATCGTTGGGGTCACTTTTTTGACGCCATTGGGTTGTCCGCATTTGCGGTTCAAGGTGCGATTTATGCAGTCGAACTAAACTTGCCTTTGTTCGCCGTTATTGTTGCAGCAGTATTGACAGGATCTGGTGGGGGCATTATACGAGACATGTTAGCTGGAAGAAAACCGCTCGTGTTAAAATCAGAAATTTATGCTGTATGGGCCGCTTTAGCTGGCTTGTTTATCAGCTTTAATTGGGCTGAATCTGATTTGATGCTTTACTCGTTATTCGTGCTTATTACGATTTTGAGAATTTTGTCTTATACCTTTAAATGGCGATTGCCCGCTCGTAAAATTCAAGTATCCTAA
- a CDS encoding rhodanese-like domain-containing protein: MKIITADELEKRVEAGEELNIIDVREADEVAAGMIPGAKHVPLGDVEERIGEFDAQKEYHVVCRAGRRSEMACGILESNKINTTNIEGGMTAWNGETIA; encoded by the coding sequence ATGAAAATCATTACAGCAGATGAATTGGAAAAACGTGTGGAAGCTGGAGAAGAGTTGAACATTATCGATGTTCGTGAAGCGGACGAAGTGGCTGCCGGAATGATTCCAGGCGCAAAACATGTTCCTCTTGGTGATGTTGAAGAACGCATCGGAGAATTTGATGCTCAAAAAGAATATCATGTGGTATGTCGAGCAGGACGCCGTAGCGAAATGGCTTGCGGTATTCTAGAGTCAAATAAAATTAACACAACCAACATCGAGGGTGGCATGACTGCTTGGAATGGTGAGACGATCGCATAA
- the hfq gene encoding RNA chaperone Hfq: protein MKPVNIQDVYLNQLRKNNIYVTVFLLNGFQLKGTIKSYDNFTVLVETDGKQQLIYKHAISTFSPSKPVAIEHEE from the coding sequence ATGAAACCGGTTAATATTCAAGATGTTTATTTAAATCAGCTTCGAAAAAATAATATTTATGTGACGGTCTTTTTACTAAATGGCTTTCAATTAAAAGGAACCATTAAATCTTATGATAATTTTACAGTGTTGGTTGAAACAGATGGCAAACAGCAATTAATTTACAAACATGCTATTTCAACTTTTTCACCGTCAAAACCTGTAGCAATTGAACACGAAGAATAA
- the miaA gene encoding tRNA (adenosine(37)-N6)-dimethylallyltransferase MiaA, which translates to MIDVVAIVGPTASGKTALSLELAKRLNGEIINGDSMQVYRDMTIGTAKILPEEMAGISHHLLNIKDPEDSFSVAEYQKLVRDTIADIHLRGKLPIIVGGSGLYVQAVLFDYRFSEEPVDQELREQLQKELEQLGPEHMHQKLMALDPTSDIHPKNTRRVVRAVEILMSDQPKENRNLSQSPLYNEVIIGLDIPRDVLYERINQRVDLMLEQGLIPEVMALRKRGIRDAQSVRAIGYKEIYSYLDGRLSFEDAVGKLKQNSRKFAKRQFTYFKNKLPIFWIDALANSEKSISEIIAFMQENDRTCRIDKLAENQMPTEK; encoded by the coding sequence ATGATTGATGTAGTAGCCATTGTGGGACCGACAGCGTCAGGTAAGACGGCGTTAAGTCTTGAGCTGGCAAAGCGATTAAATGGAGAAATCATTAATGGCGATTCGATGCAAGTTTATCGAGATATGACAATTGGGACAGCGAAGATTTTGCCAGAAGAAATGGCTGGAATTTCACACCATCTTTTAAATATTAAAGATCCAGAAGATAGTTTTTCAGTGGCGGAATATCAAAAACTAGTGCGAGATACTATAGCTGATATTCATTTGCGAGGAAAATTACCAATTATTGTTGGGGGTTCTGGTTTATATGTGCAAGCCGTGTTATTTGATTATCGTTTTTCAGAAGAGCCAGTAGATCAAGAATTACGCGAACAACTGCAAAAAGAACTTGAGCAACTCGGACCTGAACATATGCATCAAAAATTAATGGCACTAGATCCTACTTCAGATATTCATCCGAAGAATACACGTCGTGTCGTGCGTGCAGTTGAAATCTTAATGAGCGACCAACCTAAAGAAAATCGTAATTTGTCTCAATCACCGCTGTACAATGAAGTAATTATAGGGCTAGATATTCCCCGAGATGTCCTATATGAACGCATTAACCAGCGTGTAGACTTGATGCTAGAGCAAGGACTGATTCCGGAAGTAATGGCTTTGCGAAAGCGTGGCATACGCGACGCTCAGTCGGTACGTGCGATTGGGTACAAAGAAATTTATAGCTACTTGGATGGACGTTTAAGCTTTGAAGACGCGGTTGGAAAGCTAAAGCAAAACTCACGGAAATTTGCAAAACGACAGTTTACGTACTTTAAGAACAAGCTTCCAATTTTTTGGATCGATGCATTGGCAAATTCTGAAAAAAGTATATCGGAAATCATAGCATTTATGCAGGAAAATGACCGAACGTGTCGAATTGATAAACTAGCGGAAAATCAAATGCCAACAGAGAAATAG
- a CDS encoding alpha/beta fold hydrolase, with translation MQVRKDYMRASDGHELYYVCYTPERPIGHVHLIHGMAEHIGRYEEFAKYLVSIGFIVSAHDQRGHGKTAQRNGILGYFADEDGFHRIVEDIDTVITEVQRATGAWPLVLFGHSMGSFVTRRYIQLHSEKIHRVVLSGTGGDPGFTGKVGKAVARASAKLYGKKEPSEALGKLTFGNFNKPFADEGSASAWLTRDKEMVAKYEADPYCGFESTNQFYIDLFSGLAVINNSSEIAKIRKDLSLLLISGAQDPVGDNGKGVFSSARAFNDAGITNVKVYLVEEGRHELLNEINRHDHFKVIGDWMCGND, from the coding sequence ATGCAAGTAAGAAAAGACTATATGCGCGCTTCTGATGGTCATGAACTGTACTACGTATGTTATACGCCGGAACGTCCGATTGGGCATGTTCATCTAATTCACGGAATGGCGGAGCACATAGGACGCTACGAAGAATTTGCGAAATACTTAGTGTCAATTGGCTTTATCGTATCAGCACACGATCAACGTGGCCATGGAAAAACAGCCCAACGAAATGGTATTTTAGGCTATTTTGCTGACGAAGATGGCTTCCATCGCATAGTCGAAGACATCGACACAGTTATTACTGAAGTGCAACGAGCCACAGGTGCATGGCCACTGGTATTATTTGGTCATAGTATGGGTTCGTTTGTGACGCGCCGCTATATTCAGTTACATAGCGAAAAAATTCATCGTGTGGTTTTATCTGGTACAGGCGGAGACCCGGGCTTTACCGGTAAAGTCGGAAAAGCAGTTGCACGTGCATCAGCAAAACTTTACGGAAAAAAAGAGCCAAGCGAAGCGCTTGGCAAATTAACGTTTGGCAACTTTAATAAACCATTTGCTGACGAAGGGTCTGCTTCTGCTTGGCTAACGCGTGATAAAGAAATGGTTGCAAAATACGAAGCCGATCCGTACTGTGGTTTTGAGTCGACCAACCAATTCTATATTGATTTATTTTCAGGACTTGCTGTTATAAACAATTCATCAGAGATTGCTAAGATTCGTAAAGACTTATCTCTTTTATTGATTAGTGGAGCACAGGATCCTGTTGGTGATAACGGGAAAGGTGTATTCAGTTCAGCTAGAGCGTTTAACGATGCAGGAATCACTAATGTTAAAGTCTATTTGGTAGAAGAAGGACGACACGAATTGTTAAATGAAATCAATCGTCACGATCACTTTAAAGTTATCGGAGACTGGATGTGCGGAAATGATTGA
- the mutL gene encoding DNA mismatch repair endonuclease MutL gives MGIIQLMDEPLSNKIAAGEVVERPTSVVKELVENAIDAGSTAIEVLLVEAGLTSIQIVDNGAGMDADDALLSFSRHATSKIANEHDLFRIRTLGFRGEALASIASVSKVTLHTSNGENGTFVHMEGGRLIEQRVGSLRKGTDIKIDQLFFNTPARLKYMKTLQTELGHTIDLLNRFALSYPEISFKLLHDERVILQTSGSGEIKRVLADIYGVAIAKKMIPFEGESHDYKVSGFASLPEITRANKNYISLFVNGRWVKHYAIVNTVYRAYHTFLPLERQPIVVMNIKGDPYLTDVNVHPSKQQIRLSKEKELMDLIYETIQRTISAVVRAPIIDKPKPVKHAPTKQMDFWKSSFTVQEPKEVRTEEWSELPVEQEEVPVQDEVSFVEKLPPVIEHVGKQEESPQFPELEVVGQIHGTYIVAQSNDGFYLIDQHAAQERIKYEYFREKVGDIDSNERQSLLLPLTFHYSRDEALRLKSQLPTLSDSGVFLEEFGDTSFIVREYPTWFPKGFEHEVIEDLIEQVLTDRKVDVKKLREDAAIMMSCKRSIKANHFLQKHDMERLLADLKKAEQPFTCPHGRPVIIHFRTYDVEKMFKRVMN, from the coding sequence ATGGGCATCATTCAGTTGATGGACGAACCTCTATCCAATAAAATAGCCGCGGGTGAAGTAGTAGAACGCCCAACTTCTGTCGTAAAAGAATTAGTCGAGAATGCCATTGATGCTGGCAGTACCGCAATAGAAGTACTACTTGTCGAAGCAGGGCTGACTTCCATTCAAATTGTTGATAATGGAGCAGGTATGGACGCGGACGATGCGTTATTGTCTTTTTCTCGTCATGCGACGAGTAAAATAGCTAATGAACACGATTTGTTTCGAATTCGGACACTAGGGTTTCGCGGTGAAGCATTAGCCAGTATCGCATCTGTCTCAAAAGTGACGTTGCATACATCTAACGGCGAAAATGGCACGTTTGTTCATATGGAAGGCGGACGTCTTATTGAACAACGTGTGGGTTCTCTTAGAAAAGGAACCGATATCAAAATTGACCAATTATTTTTTAATACACCTGCTCGTTTAAAATACATGAAAACTTTACAGACAGAACTTGGGCATACCATTGATTTACTCAATCGATTTGCATTAAGTTACCCAGAAATTTCTTTTAAACTATTGCATGATGAAAGGGTCATTTTGCAAACATCTGGTAGTGGCGAAATCAAGCGAGTGCTGGCAGATATATACGGAGTGGCAATCGCCAAGAAAATGATTCCTTTTGAAGGCGAGTCACATGACTACAAAGTATCGGGCTTTGCGTCACTCCCTGAGATCACACGCGCTAATAAAAATTATATTTCTTTATTTGTTAATGGACGTTGGGTTAAACATTATGCAATCGTAAACACAGTCTATAGGGCATACCACACGTTCTTGCCTCTTGAACGACAGCCGATTGTGGTGATGAACATTAAAGGAGATCCTTATTTGACGGATGTCAATGTGCATCCATCCAAGCAACAAATCCGTCTCAGTAAAGAAAAAGAATTGATGGATTTAATTTACGAAACAATTCAGCGAACGATTAGTGCAGTAGTCCGAGCACCTATTATTGATAAACCAAAACCAGTTAAACACGCGCCTACAAAACAAATGGATTTCTGGAAAAGCTCATTTACCGTCCAAGAACCAAAAGAAGTGCGCACGGAGGAATGGTCAGAGCTACCAGTTGAACAAGAAGAGGTGCCAGTTCAAGATGAAGTTTCTTTTGTTGAAAAACTGCCGCCTGTTATCGAACATGTAGGAAAACAAGAAGAAAGTCCTCAATTTCCAGAACTTGAAGTAGTTGGTCAAATTCACGGAACGTATATCGTTGCACAAAGCAATGATGGATTTTATTTGATCGACCAACACGCAGCACAAGAACGCATTAAATATGAATACTTTCGTGAAAAAGTAGGCGATATCGATAGCAATGAACGCCAATCGCTTCTTTTACCGTTAACATTCCACTACAGTCGAGATGAAGCTTTAAGATTAAAAAGTCAATTGCCAACCTTATCAGACAGCGGCGTATTTTTAGAAGAGTTTGGAGACACTTCATTTATTGTGCGAGAATACCCAACATGGTTTCCAAAAGGCTTTGAACATGAAGTTATTGAAGATTTGATTGAGCAAGTATTAACAGATCGCAAAGTAGATGTCAAAAAACTGCGAGAAGACGCAGCGATTATGATGAGTTGCAAACGATCCATTAAAGCCAATCATTTTCTGCAAAAGCACGATATGGAACGGTTACTAGCAGATTTGAAAAAAGCAGAACAACCCTTTACTTGTCCACATGGTCGTCCCGTTATCATTCATTTTCGAACATATGACGTTGAAAAGATGTTCAAACGTGTAATGAATTAA
- the mutS gene encoding DNA mismatch repair protein MutS: protein MAPTPMMQQYFQVKSEYVDAFLFFRLGDFYELFYDDAIHASQILEITLTSRGGTGDDRIPMCGVPHHAAKNYIDQLILKGHKVAICEQVEDPKLTKGVVKREVVRLITPGTHTEGKSVDSKSNVFLAAADELSNGFALSYIDISTGESTATYIVGTEKALLQELRSLSIRELVVSEQLFVLLTEEEQDLVLSIETMEEALKANTLLTVNCPEDLHTSCHRLMTYIARTQKQSLDHIQVFSYKENNQLLSIDFHSKRNLELLQSIRGNETKGTLLWLLDETVTAMGSRKLKQWLHQPLANKQMIEERQELVAALIDHYFVRVELQGLLKEVYDLERLSGRIAFGSASGRDLAQLRSSLEKVPMLVEELAKSDNPALLEFSGKLDRCTEVCELLQAISENPPLSSKEGGVIRDGFHERLDEFRDASRNGKDWIAQLEQKERKLTGIKSLKIGYNRIFGYYIEISKANMHLADLERYDRKQTLANAERYTTPELKEKEALILTAEEESLTLEYELFVTIRDEVKQYISRIQRLASSLSGLDVFLSFANIAEKYRFVKPVFNDSTEISIIEGRHPVVEKMLNKQHYVPNNCVLAEDANMLLITGPNMSGKSTYMRQVALTIVLAQIGSYVPAESANLPIVDQIFTRIGAADDLVSGQSTFMVEMLESQYAITHATKNSLLLFDEIGRGTSTYDGMALAQSMIEYIHREIGANTLFSTHYHELTALEKSLEKLHNVHVAAMEQSGKVVFLHKVKKGPADKSYGIHVAELANLPEPILKRARELLKTFEKDKKQQPATIEQLSFFDETDTKKDEILQTIKDVQVSAMTPLQALQMINDLQEKLTNQ from the coding sequence ATGGCGCCAACACCAATGATGCAACAATATTTTCAAGTGAAATCTGAATACGTAGATGCTTTTTTGTTTTTTCGTTTAGGTGATTTTTATGAATTGTTTTATGACGATGCAATTCACGCATCACAAATACTCGAAATCACATTGACAAGCCGTGGTGGTACAGGCGATGACCGAATACCGATGTGTGGCGTTCCTCACCATGCGGCAAAAAATTATATCGATCAACTTATTTTAAAAGGCCACAAAGTGGCTATTTGTGAGCAAGTAGAAGATCCCAAACTGACAAAAGGTGTTGTTAAACGAGAAGTAGTCCGTTTAATTACACCAGGAACTCATACAGAAGGAAAAAGTGTGGATTCCAAATCGAACGTTTTTTTAGCTGCAGCAGATGAATTATCTAACGGCTTTGCTTTGTCATATATCGACATCAGTACAGGTGAATCCACCGCTACTTACATAGTAGGTACTGAAAAAGCATTGTTACAAGAGTTACGTTCTTTAAGCATTCGTGAACTGGTTGTGTCAGAGCAATTATTTGTATTGCTGACAGAAGAAGAACAAGATTTGGTATTATCGATTGAAACGATGGAAGAAGCACTCAAAGCAAATACGTTGCTAACGGTCAATTGTCCAGAAGACTTGCACACCAGTTGTCATCGGTTGATGACGTATATTGCGCGTACACAAAAACAATCGCTTGATCATATTCAAGTGTTTAGTTACAAAGAAAACAATCAATTACTAAGCATTGACTTTCATTCGAAACGAAATCTGGAATTGCTGCAATCTATTCGTGGCAATGAAACAAAAGGAACTTTGTTGTGGCTACTTGATGAAACAGTAACGGCAATGGGAAGCCGAAAACTCAAACAATGGTTGCATCAGCCGTTGGCGAATAAACAGATGATTGAAGAGCGCCAAGAACTGGTGGCTGCGTTAATCGATCACTATTTCGTGCGTGTAGAGCTTCAGGGACTGTTAAAAGAAGTTTATGACCTAGAACGCTTGTCAGGGCGAATCGCCTTTGGTAGCGCTAGTGGAAGAGATTTAGCACAGCTTCGAAGTTCTCTCGAAAAAGTACCGATGTTAGTTGAAGAGTTAGCAAAATCCGATAATCCAGCTTTACTTGAATTCAGCGGAAAACTAGATCGCTGTACTGAAGTGTGTGAACTCCTCCAGGCAATCAGTGAAAATCCACCCTTGTCTTCAAAAGAAGGCGGCGTTATTCGTGATGGTTTTCACGAGCGGCTAGACGAATTTCGAGATGCTTCGCGTAATGGAAAAGACTGGATTGCGCAACTGGAGCAAAAAGAACGGAAGTTAACAGGCATTAAATCACTAAAAATCGGCTATAACCGTATTTTTGGGTACTATATTGAAATTTCAAAAGCTAATATGCATTTAGCAGACTTAGAACGATATGACCGAAAGCAAACATTAGCCAACGCAGAACGGTATACTACACCGGAATTAAAAGAAAAAGAAGCATTGATTTTAACAGCTGAAGAAGAAAGTTTAACGCTCGAATATGAGTTGTTTGTTACTATTCGTGATGAAGTGAAGCAGTATATTTCACGAATTCAACGTCTAGCTTCTTCTCTTAGTGGATTAGATGTCTTTTTGAGCTTTGCCAACATAGCAGAGAAATACCGCTTTGTAAAACCTGTTTTTAATGATTCAACAGAAATTTCTATCATTGAAGGACGTCATCCAGTTGTTGAAAAAATGCTCAACAAGCAACATTATGTACCGAACAATTGTGTGTTGGCTGAAGATGCCAATATGTTATTAATTACTGGACCAAACATGTCAGGTAAAAGTACGTATATGCGACAAGTGGCACTGACGATTGTTTTAGCACAAATTGGCAGTTACGTACCTGCAGAATCTGCAAATTTACCAATAGTCGATCAAATTTTTACGCGCATTGGTGCGGCTGACGACTTGGTTTCAGGTCAAAGTACATTTATGGTTGAAATGCTAGAATCACAATATGCCATTACGCATGCAACTAAAAATAGTTTATTGTTGTTTGATGAAATTGGACGAGGTACATCGACTTACGACGGCATGGCACTGGCACAGTCAATGATTGAATACATTCATCGTGAAATTGGAGCGAACACACTATTTTCAACGCATTACCATGAGTTGACAGCATTGGAAAAGTCACTTGAGAAATTGCATAATGTTCACGTAGCTGCAATGGAGCAATCTGGGAAAGTGGTTTTTCTTCATAAAGTGAAAAAAGGACCAGCAGATAAAAGCTACGGCATCCATGTTGCAGAACTGGCGAATTTACCGGAGCCAATTCTGAAACGCGCGCGCGAGTTGTTGAAAACCTTTGAAAAAGATAAAAAACAACAACCTGCAACGATTGAGCAATTATCGTTTTTCGATGAAACAGATACAAAAAAAGATGAAATCTTGCAAACCATCAAAGATGTTCAAGTATCTGCGATGACACCGCTTCAAGCTTTGCAAATGATCAATGACTTGCAAGAAAAGTTAACTAATCAGTAA
- a CDS encoding RicAFT regulatory complex protein RicA family protein, with translation MTYTKQEIVDKAREVADMIAATEEVDFFKRAEAQINENQQIREKIASLKSLQKQAVNFQAYGKERALNLIEGKIAKIEEEIDAVPIVQEFKQSQSDVNSLLQMVSTAISNQVTNNIITETGGDLLRGETGSKVRNDKPGSCG, from the coding sequence ATGACGTACACAAAACAAGAAATTGTCGACAAAGCACGTGAAGTTGCAGATATGATCGCAGCAACAGAAGAAGTGGATTTCTTTAAACGTGCAGAAGCACAAATTAACGAAAACCAACAAATTCGCGAAAAAATTGCTAGCCTAAAAAGTTTGCAAAAACAAGCTGTCAATTTCCAAGCATACGGCAAAGAACGAGCATTAAATTTGATAGAAGGCAAAATAGCGAAGATCGAAGAAGAAATTGATGCTGTACCGATTGTTCAAGAATTTAAACAATCTCAAAGCGACGTGAACTCTTTATTGCAAATGGTATCAACAGCCATTTCCAATCAAGTAACGAACAACATTATTACTGAAACAGGCGGCGACTTGTTACGTGGCGAAACAGGATCAAAAGTCCGCAACGACAAACCAGGAAGCTGCGGGTAA